In a single window of the Nicotiana tomentosiformis chromosome 8, ASM39032v3, whole genome shotgun sequence genome:
- the LOC104100665 gene encoding xyloglucan-specific galacturonosyltransferase 1-like — MAISVSKKKAKSYKRVEPKELSFFFSSFLAKLFFRVPTIVLILILIFLWSSSTTIISGKVVHICVSSRKLNNLYCISAGTEPNLDTPSSLLNGTSLSILVDQKDTASNIVDVLQKESSPLDIPSPMVNESSTSTNNVVDVLLKESSRNQILAFRNNMVKSGDEELEMAYNDVEDQLQVHRSWVATSKNHTTCNGRGIYVYELPTKFNKDLVAQCEDMIPWVNLCKYFSNDAMGESIQKLGKGWYQTHQYSLELIFHSHVMNHPCRVYNADEAKLFYVPFYGGLDILRWHFKNVSNDVKDTLGLDLVRWLESQKHWFQKSGNDHVFVLGKISWDFRRSSETKWGSRLLELDEMQNPVKLLIERQPWHVNDIGIPHPTYFHPQSDDDIITWQLRIIQSNRKSLVSFAGAARPGAPENIRSMLINQCTSAKDEECKFLNCNSGKCDQPESIIELFMESEFCLQPPGDSPTRKSVFDSLISGCIPVIFDPFTAYYQYSWHLPEDHRKYSVFIDQEDVRNMKVNVIERLLQIPARERENMRRYIIYELLPGLVYGDPKSKLEKFQDAFSITINNLFERLNKLES; from the exons ATGGCCATTTCTGTGTCAAAGAAGAAAGCTAAGAGTTACAAAAGAGTTGAACCTAAAGAACTTAgcttctttttctcttctttcttaGCTAAACTTTTCTTTAGAGTACCAACTATAGTCCTCATCTTGATTCTCATCTTCTTATGGTCTTCTTCTACTACCATTATTTCTGGTAAAGTTGTCCATATCTGTGTCTCATCTCGCAAACTCAACAATCTTTATTGCATTTCTGCTGGCACTGAACCTAATCTTGACACCCCGAGTTCGCTTCTCAATGGCACTTCCCTTTCCATTTTAGTTGATCAGAAGGATACAGCATCAAATATTGTCGATGTTCTACAAAAAGAATCTAGTCCTCTTGACATTCCATCGCCAATGGTCAATGAAAGTTCCACATCCACTAATAATGTTGTCGATGTTCTGCTAAAAGAATCTAGTC GAAATCAAATTCTTGCTTTCAGAAACAACATGGTTAAAAGTGGTGATGAGGAACTAGAAATGGCTTACAATGATGTAGAGGATCAATTGCAGGTGCATCGTTCGTGGGTTGCAACGAGCAAAAATCATACAACATGTAATGGCAGGGGAATTTATGTGTATGAATTACCTACAAAGTTCAACAAAGACTTGGTAGCTCAATGTGAAGATATGATTCCTTGGGTCAATCTCTGCAAGTACTTCAGCAATGATGCAATGGGTGAATCGATACAGAAACTTGGAAAAGGGTGGTACCAAACACATCAGTATTCATTGGAGCTGATATTTCATTCGCACGTTATGAATCATCCTTGTAGAGTATACAATGCAGATGAAGCTAAGCTATTTTATGTGCCTTTCTATGGTGGATTGGATATCTTGAGATGGCATTTCAAGAATGTCTCGAACGATGTCAAGGATACTTTGGGACTAGACCTTGTAAGATGGCTAGAGTCACAAAAACATTGGTTTCAAAAATCAGGTAATGATCATGTCTTtgttttaggaaaaatttcatgGGATTTCAGAAGATCTAGTGAGACAAAATGGGGGAGTAGGTTATTGGAACTAGATGAAATGCAGAATCCGGTTAAGCTCTTGATTGAACGACAACCTTGGCATGTTAACGACATAGGAATACCTCATCCTACTTATTTCCATCCACAATCGGACGATGATATAATCACGTGGCAGCTCAGGATCATCCAGTCAAATCGGAAAAGCCTCGTGTCCTTTGCTGGTGCAGCTAGGCCTGGTGCACCAGAGAACATAAGGTCAATGTTGATCAACCAATGCACTTCAGCTAAAGATGAAGAATGCAAATTCTTGAATTGTAACTCAGGTAAATGTGACCAGCCCGAGTCGATAATTGAGCTATTCATGGAATCTGAATTCTGCTTGCAACCTCCAGGTGATAGTCCAACACGAAAATCAGTTTTCGATTCGTTAATATCAGGTTGTATTCCTGTGATCTTTGATCCCTTTACCGCGTACTATCAATATTCATGGCATTTACCAGAAGATCATAGAAAATACTCAGTTTTCATAGATCAAGAAGATGTGAGAAATATGAAAGTCAATGTTATTGAGAGGCTTCTGCAAATTCCTGCTAGAGAAAGAGAGAACATGAGAAGATACATTATTTATGAGTTGTTACCTGGATTAGTGTACGGAGATCCAAAGTCTAAGCTGGAGAAATTCCAAGATGCATTCTCTATAACTATAAATAATCTGTTTGAAAGATTGAACAAATTGGAATCATGA